A genomic window from Exiguobacterium acetylicum DSM 20416 includes:
- a CDS encoding AAA family ATPase produces MEENKMIIWINGTFGVGKTTAAKGLQQRWSGSHIFDPEETGYFLRAQLPENKDDFQDEPLWRTFNRQLLEQLDTEKARIIVPMTLTNPAYFQEIIGTLRENGHDVRHIALMAKEATVKRRLISRFERPNSWGGQQAEQRLRQLSDPLFSQQIETDDLTKGQVIDAIALVTGIGLSPARP; encoded by the coding sequence GTGGAGGAGAATAAGATGATCATTTGGATTAACGGTACGTTTGGTGTCGGGAAGACGACGGCAGCCAAAGGGCTACAACAACGCTGGAGCGGATCACACATCTTTGATCCAGAGGAGACAGGCTATTTCTTACGGGCGCAACTGCCGGAAAACAAGGATGATTTTCAGGATGAGCCGTTGTGGCGCACGTTCAACCGACAGCTCCTCGAACAGCTTGATACGGAAAAAGCACGGATCATCGTACCAATGACCTTAACGAACCCGGCGTACTTTCAGGAAATCATCGGTACGTTACGCGAGAACGGGCATGATGTCCGTCATATCGCACTGATGGCGAAGGAGGCGACCGTCAAACGCCGCCTGATCAGCCGCTTTGAGCGTCCGAACTCATGGGGCGGTCAACAAGCGGAACAACGACTACGGCAATTATCCGATCCGCTGTTCAGTCAACAGATTGAGACGGATGATCTGACGAAAGGGCAAGTCATTGATGCGATTGCTCTCGTGACCGGAATCGGACTCTCGCCTGCCCGACCGTAA